The Desulfovibrio desulfuricans DSM 642 genome includes a window with the following:
- a CDS encoding methyl-accepting chemotaxis protein, with translation MTIRLRVILGFLFTIIVMAAGTLPFMIMTMRNNAEESYTSNSSTQLRLMNNYVETFISGAERDVALLAQEPYIAEAVGLFPNFSNNKEADVFLRADLSVDAFKTVQPLVRLDEGSEDYVEAYAGYTDGSYATSADNTKVPAGYNTSKRPWYTQRAASSQKVGLADSYLSITGELVVAITHKMFSRRGDFTGVLGIDVSLNGLSQRFAELNFGKTGYFMLLENTGRILCDPRNKDLTGKIIGKDIQDPGLVKLFGAKDGMLQTVVNGHEVRANVLTTPHGWKILMLQSEEEILAATNTAVRASVIITLSVALIMLLIAWAIARSINRPLSLIVKEADKVATGDLNVNLDARQFYGELAELHAALLNMVGNLQEMITTARQKGEEAEQQTALAKAATEQAEAARKEAENARREGMLSAAMQLEEVVKVVSSASNELEAHIGQANHLSSESALRLGDAATAMNQMNATVREVASNASSASDMSDQTRANAENGEKIVQQALQSIDRVHSVSMALKDDMGTLNEHAQAISRIMNVISDIADQTNLLALNAAIEAARAGEAGRGFAVVADEVRKLAEKTMASTNDVGNAIAAIQQSTSKSVQSMDNALEQVQTATTFANKSGEALREIVNNALSTADQVRAIATASEEQSASSDEINKSILEVNERSEQTAHAMNAASGSVADLATQANTLSQLVADMKRG, from the coding sequence ATGACTATCAGACTGCGCGTTATTCTTGGATTCCTTTTTACAATTATTGTGATGGCAGCAGGCACCCTGCCCTTTATGATCATGACCATGCGCAACAATGCCGAGGAAAGCTATACTTCCAATTCCTCAACCCAGTTGCGCCTCATGAACAACTATGTGGAAACATTCATCAGCGGGGCTGAACGCGACGTCGCCCTTCTGGCGCAGGAACCTTACATTGCTGAAGCTGTGGGTCTTTTCCCCAACTTCTCCAACAATAAAGAGGCGGACGTTTTTCTTCGGGCCGATCTTTCGGTAGATGCCTTCAAAACCGTTCAGCCGCTGGTGCGGCTTGACGAAGGCTCCGAAGATTACGTGGAAGCCTACGCAGGCTACACTGACGGCAGCTACGCGACCTCTGCCGACAATACCAAGGTGCCCGCTGGCTACAATACCAGCAAGCGGCCCTGGTACACGCAGCGCGCGGCTTCGTCGCAAAAGGTCGGCCTGGCCGACAGCTACCTTTCCATCACTGGTGAACTGGTGGTGGCCATCACGCACAAAATGTTTTCACGCCGGGGCGACTTTACAGGCGTTCTGGGCATCGACGTTTCGCTCAACGGCCTGTCGCAGCGCTTTGCCGAACTCAATTTCGGCAAGACCGGCTACTTCATGCTGCTCGAAAACACGGGGCGCATCCTCTGCGACCCGCGCAACAAGGATCTGACGGGCAAGATCATTGGCAAGGACATACAGGATCCCGGCCTTGTAAAGCTGTTTGGCGCCAAGGACGGCATGCTGCAAACCGTTGTAAACGGGCACGAAGTACGTGCCAATGTGCTCACCACGCCGCACGGCTGGAAGATCCTCATGCTCCAGTCTGAGGAAGAAATTCTTGCGGCCACCAACACCGCCGTGCGCGCCAGCGTGATCATTACCCTCAGCGTGGCCCTGATCATGCTACTGATCGCCTGGGCCATAGCGCGCTCCATCAATCGGCCCTTGAGCCTTATTGTTAAGGAGGCCGACAAGGTCGCCACCGGCGATCTCAACGTGAACCTTGACGCCCGGCAGTTTTACGGCGAGCTGGCCGAGCTGCACGCTGCCCTGCTGAACATGGTTGGCAACCTGCAGGAAATGATCACCACCGCCCGCCAGAAAGGCGAGGAAGCCGAACAGCAGACCGCCCTGGCAAAAGCCGCCACAGAGCAGGCAGAGGCCGCCCGCAAAGAGGCGGAAAACGCCCGCCGAGAAGGCATGCTCTCTGCCGCCATGCAACTGGAAGAAGTGGTGAAGGTCGTATCCTCCGCGTCCAACGAGCTTGAAGCCCACATCGGCCAGGCCAACCACCTTTCGAGCGAGTCGGCCCTGCGCCTCGGTGATGCTGCCACAGCCATGAACCAGATGAACGCCACAGTGCGCGAGGTGGCGAGCAATGCCTCGTCCGCTTCCGACATGTCTGACCAGACCAGAGCCAATGCTGAAAACGGCGAAAAAATCGTGCAGCAGGCCCTGCAAAGCATTGACCGCGTACACTCGGTTTCCATGGCGCTCAAGGATGATATGGGTACGCTCAACGAGCATGCCCAGGCCATCAGCCGCATCATGAACGTTATTTCAGACATAGCCGACCAGACCAACCTGCTGGCCCTCAACGCCGCCATTGAAGCCGCCCGCGCTGGCGAGGCCGGGCGCGGCTTTGCCGTGGTGGCCGATGAAGTGCGCAAACTGGCGGAAAAAACCATGGCTTCCACCAACGATGTGGGCAACGCCATTGCGGCCATCCAGCAAAGCACATCCAAGAGCGTGCAAAGCATGGACAACGCCCTTGAACAGGTGCAAACCGCCACAACGTTTGCCAACAAATCGGGCGAAGCCCTGCGCGAAATCGTCAACAACGCGCTTTCCACAGCCGATCAGGTGCGCGCCATCGCAACTGCCAGTGAGGAACAGTCCGCAAGCAGCGATGAGATCAACAAGTCCATTCTTGAGGTCAACGAGCGCTCCGAGCAGACGGCCCACGCCATGAACGCCGCTTCCGGCTCTGTGGCGGATCTGGCAACTCAGGCCAACACGCTGAGCCAGCTGGTGGCCGACATGAAGCGCGGCTGA
- a CDS encoding Nramp family divalent metal transporter — protein sequence MSATSFWSKCNVSGITHKGEEFLKFVGPGLLVTVGFIDPGNWAANLAAGAEYGYSLLWMVSLSTFMLIVLQHNAAHLGIVTGKCMAEAITEYFPCTIGRLVLFSAFGASVMTSMAEILGGAIALRMLFSIPLPIGATLTALLAGGLLLFNSYTKVEKWIIGFVSLIGIAFLYELWLVPAGWVPKAAVGWVMPAFPEGSMLVIMSVLGAVVMPHNLFLHSEIIQSRQWNLEGDAFIEKRLDYEFFDTLFAMLVGWAINSAMIILAAAVFWTAGEHVTELEQARDLLKPLLGDSASVIFAVALLFAGVASSVTSGMAGGIMTSGMAGEAYNTKDKHSVMGIVGSLGCGLVLIWLTSDPFKGLLLSQMALSVQLPITMISLVALTSSPKVMGKYANGKGTKLLLYTLAGIVTVLNIMLLFSALD from the coding sequence ATGAGTGCAACAAGCTTTTGGAGCAAGTGCAATGTGTCGGGCATTACCCACAAGGGCGAGGAGTTCCTCAAATTTGTGGGGCCTGGGCTGCTGGTGACAGTGGGTTTTATCGACCCCGGCAACTGGGCCGCCAATCTGGCCGCCGGGGCGGAGTACGGTTATTCCCTGCTGTGGATGGTGAGCCTTTCCACCTTTATGCTTATTGTATTGCAGCACAATGCGGCGCATCTGGGCATTGTGACGGGCAAGTGCATGGCCGAGGCCATAACGGAGTATTTTCCCTGCACCATTGGCCGGCTCGTGCTGTTTAGCGCCTTTGGCGCTTCGGTCATGACCAGCATGGCTGAAATCCTCGGCGGGGCCATTGCCCTGCGCATGCTCTTTTCCATTCCCCTGCCCATTGGCGCAACTCTTACGGCCCTTCTGGCTGGCGGCCTTTTGTTGTTCAATTCGTACACCAAGGTTGAAAAGTGGATCATCGGCTTTGTGTCGCTGATCGGCATTGCCTTTTTGTACGAGTTGTGGCTGGTGCCTGCCGGGTGGGTTCCCAAGGCTGCTGTGGGATGGGTGATGCCAGCCTTTCCCGAAGGTTCCATGCTGGTGATCATGAGCGTGCTTGGCGCGGTGGTCATGCCCCACAATCTTTTTTTGCATTCCGAAATTATTCAGAGCCGTCAGTGGAATCTTGAGGGCGATGCCTTTATCGAAAAAAGGCTCGACTATGAATTTTTTGACACGCTCTTTGCCATGCTGGTGGGTTGGGCCATCAACAGCGCCATGATTATTCTGGCTGCTGCGGTGTTCTGGACGGCGGGGGAACACGTGACGGAACTTGAACAGGCCCGCGACCTGCTCAAGCCCCTGCTGGGCGACAGCGCCTCGGTGATTTTTGCCGTGGCCCTGCTGTTTGCCGGGGTGGCCTCGTCCGTCACATCGGGCATGGCTGGCGGCATCATGACCTCGGGCATGGCTGGCGAAGCCTACAACACCAAGGACAAGCACAGCGTCATGGGCATTGTTGGCTCGCTGGGCTGCGGCCTTGTGCTCATTTGGCTGACCAGCGATCCCTTCAAGGGCTTGCTGCTTTCGCAGATGGCTCTTTCGGTACAGTTGCCCATCACCATGATTTCGCTGGTGGCGCTGACATCGTCCCCCAAGGTCATGGGCAAATACGCCAACGGCAAGGGCACAAAGCTGCTGCTCTACACGCTCGCAGGCATCGTGACCGTGCTGAACATCATGCTGCTCTTCAGCGCGCTGGATTAG
- a CDS encoding ABC transporter substrate-binding protein, whose translation MKRLEHLMQALQQQEDIPVMGKTDLLLYAPCPVKLVVKERIEAIAAAANPPLTVHIPMGCTSVDPYDPLYMESDANKLPAVIASIGYGDFWRGEFVRRFVSTGIFESVQPRVLNPLYADAGLIDPAGAYTIYGVTPYIFLVDHKKLDGLPAPKNWADLMNPRYRGQIVMCGDGDDMADAVLLNQYKDFGEPGVTGLAANIKSFMHSSRMAKVCGTAAPDAGGIFIIPLFFAESTKLPEHVEIVWPEDGAAASPLYLLAKKSEKARLAPVLNFFANGFGGIDSAAWFIPVDGSRPSQLPAGAKLKWVGWDFVESNDVNSLRDILALKFRRLQAGTACVS comes from the coding sequence ATGAAAAGGCTTGAACATCTCATGCAGGCATTGCAACAGCAGGAGGACATCCCCGTCATGGGCAAAACCGACCTGCTGCTTTATGCCCCCTGTCCGGTAAAGCTTGTGGTCAAGGAGCGCATCGAGGCCATTGCCGCAGCGGCAAATCCGCCTCTGACGGTGCATATTCCCATGGGCTGCACCTCGGTTGATCCTTACGACCCGCTGTATATGGAATCTGATGCAAACAAATTGCCCGCCGTTATCGCGTCCATTGGCTACGGCGACTTCTGGCGCGGCGAATTTGTGCGGCGTTTTGTCAGCACGGGCATATTTGAAAGCGTCCAGCCACGCGTGTTGAACCCCCTGTATGCCGATGCCGGGCTGATTGACCCTGCCGGGGCCTATACCATCTACGGTGTGACCCCGTACATTTTTCTGGTAGACCACAAAAAGCTGGACGGCCTGCCAGCGCCGAAAAACTGGGCAGACCTCATGAACCCCCGTTATCGCGGGCAGATTGTCATGTGCGGCGATGGCGACGACATGGCCGACGCCGTGCTGCTCAACCAGTACAAGGATTTTGGCGAACCGGGCGTTACCGGGCTTGCCGCCAACATCAAAAGCTTCATGCACTCCTCGCGCATGGCAAAGGTCTGCGGCACCGCCGCGCCCGATGCCGGGGGCATCTTTATCATCCCCCTGTTTTTTGCCGAGAGCACCAAGCTGCCGGAGCATGTGGAAATTGTCTGGCCCGAGGACGGCGCAGCCGCAAGCCCCCTCTATCTGCTGGCAAAAAAATCAGAAAAGGCGCGTCTGGCCCCGGTGCTGAACTTTTTTGCCAATGGCTTTGGCGGCATAGACAGCGCCGCCTGGTTCATCCCTGTGGACGGTTCGCGCCCCTCGCAGTTGCCCGCAGGGGCAAAGCTCAAATGGGTGGGCTGGGATTTTGTGGAAAGCAACGACGTGAACAGCCTGCGCGATATTTTGGCCTTGAAGTTCCGGCGGTTGCAGGCGGGCACGGCATGCGTCTCATAA
- a CDS encoding GTP-binding protein: protein MRLITVAGPPACGKTSLVVRAGAALKARGATCAVIKFDCLQTRDDELYAAADIPVSVALSGGLCPDHFFATNLEEAFAWAAETGADICIIETAGLCNRCSPHLRGALALCVIDNLMGIDAPEKIGPMLRLADVVAVTKGDLVSQAEREVYRYRIRQMNQRAVIRHVNGLTGQGCAELAAIMAIAPDIASVTDMRLRFAMPAAICSYCLSEMRIGARYQKGNVKKAEFGEGHGA from the coding sequence ATGCGTCTCATAACCGTGGCGGGGCCGCCCGCGTGCGGCAAAACCTCGCTTGTGGTCAGGGCTGGCGCGGCCCTGAAGGCGCGGGGCGCGACCTGCGCCGTCATCAAGTTTGACTGCCTGCAAACCCGCGATGACGAACTCTACGCCGCGGCTGATATTCCCGTTTCCGTTGCGCTTTCCGGCGGGCTCTGCCCCGACCACTTTTTTGCCACCAATCTGGAAGAAGCCTTTGCCTGGGCCGCAGAAACCGGGGCCGACATCTGCATTATCGAAACTGCGGGCCTGTGCAACCGCTGTTCGCCGCATCTGCGCGGGGCCCTGGCCCTGTGCGTCATCGACAACCTCATGGGCATAGACGCGCCGGAAAAAATTGGCCCCATGCTGCGGCTGGCCGATGTGGTGGCCGTGACCAAGGGTGATCTTGTTTCGCAGGCAGAACGCGAGGTCTACCGCTACCGCATCCGGCAGATGAACCAACGGGCCGTTATCCGGCACGTGAACGGTCTGACAGGGCAGGGTTGCGCGGAGCTTGCCGCCATCATGGCCATCGCGCCGGACATTGCCTCCGTTACCGACATGCGGCTGCGCTTCGCCATGCCCGCAGCCATCTGCTCCTATTGCCTGAGCGAAATGCGCATTGGCGCGCGTTACCAGAAGGGCAACGTCAAAAAGGCGGAATTTGGAGAAGGTCATGGAGCGTGA
- a CDS encoding ABC transporter ATP-binding protein, which produces MERENMELALRSLSLTPGRDKAGQPEKTQIHFRPGEITALLGPTGAGKSRFLSDIESLAAGDTPTGRTVLLNGAEPDEDTRFDLQGRLVAQLTQNMNFVLDMGVMDFLRTHALSREVPDPEAAAARVFAAANELAGESFGGSTQLTQLSGGQSRALMIADTALLSWSPVLLIDEIENAGVDKRKALDLLLASDKIIVMATHDPVLALAADRRLVFEQGAVAAVLARTPAEDALLARLEDMERHWSDVREALRKGADMSPWGI; this is translated from the coding sequence ATGGAGCGTGAAAATATGGAACTGGCCCTGCGCAGCCTGAGCCTGACCCCAGGCCGCGACAAGGCAGGCCAGCCGGAAAAAACGCAGATTCACTTCCGCCCCGGTGAAATCACGGCCCTGCTGGGGCCAACGGGCGCTGGCAAGAGCCGCTTTTTAAGCGATATTGAATCCCTTGCCGCAGGCGATACCCCAACTGGCCGCACCGTGCTGCTCAACGGCGCGGAACCCGATGAAGACACGCGCTTTGATCTGCAGGGGCGGCTGGTGGCCCAGCTGACCCAGAATATGAACTTTGTGCTGGACATGGGCGTCATGGATTTTTTGCGCACCCACGCCCTGAGCCGCGAGGTGCCAGACCCCGAAGCCGCTGCGGCCAGGGTTTTTGCCGCCGCCAACGAACTGGCTGGCGAATCCTTTGGCGGGAGCACGCAGCTGACCCAGCTTTCCGGCGGGCAGTCGCGCGCCCTGATGATTGCGGATACTGCCCTGCTCAGCTGGTCGCCCGTGCTGCTCATTGACGAAATTGAAAACGCCGGAGTGGACAAGCGTAAGGCCCTTGATCTGCTGCTGGCATCGGACAAGATTATTGTCATGGCGACGCACGATCCCGTGCTGGCCTTGGCGGCAGACAGGCGGCTGGTGTTCGAGCAAGGGGCCGTGGCCGCTGTGCTGGCGCGCACCCCGGCGGAAGACGCCCTGCTGGCCCGACTGGAAGATATGGAACGGCACTGGTCTGACGTGCGCGAGGCCCTGCGCAAAGGGGCGGATATGTCGCCCTGGGGTATTTAA
- the hypE gene encoding hydrogenase expression/formation protein HypE, translated as MDDCLLLDAGSGGRASQRLIAQCFMHHFANPLLERMDDAALLTDISGPLAMSTDSYTVTPLFFAGGSIGSLAVHGTVNDVAMLGARPRYLSCGFILEEGLPLETLERVVADMGAAAREAGVSIVTGDTKVVPRGACDKIFINTTGIGQVFASPSPSGHNARPGDAVLVSGAMGDHGLTVMGSREGLSFLTDVASDSAPLNHMIEDIINTVGEVHVLRDPTRGGLATTLNEIAEQSQVSILLDEASVPVHEAVRNGCSFLGMDPLYLANEGKCICIVPENSAEAALEAMRRSPYGKEAARIGTVTEGKAQVALQTRIGGRRLLGMLEGAQLPRIC; from the coding sequence ATGGACGATTGCCTTCTTCTTGATGCTGGCAGCGGCGGCAGAGCCTCGCAGCGCCTTATTGCCCAGTGTTTCATGCACCATTTTGCCAATCCCCTGCTGGAACGCATGGACGATGCGGCGCTTTTGACCGATATCTCCGGCCCGCTGGCCATGAGCACCGATTCCTACACGGTTACGCCCCTGTTTTTCGCAGGCGGCAGCATCGGCAGTCTGGCTGTGCACGGCACCGTCAACGATGTTGCCATGCTGGGCGCACGGCCCCGCTACCTGAGCTGCGGATTCATTCTTGAAGAAGGCCTGCCCCTCGAAACCCTTGAGCGCGTCGTGGCCGACATGGGCGCGGCAGCTCGCGAGGCGGGCGTGAGCATTGTGACGGGCGATACCAAGGTCGTGCCGCGCGGTGCTTGCGACAAGATTTTCATCAATACCACAGGCATCGGGCAGGTGTTTGCCTCGCCCTCGCCCTCGGGCCACAATGCCCGGCCCGGCGATGCGGTGCTGGTCAGCGGAGCCATGGGCGACCACGGCCTCACGGTCATGGGCAGCCGCGAAGGCCTGTCCTTCCTTACGGACGTGGCTTCGGACTCCGCCCCGCTCAACCACATGATTGAAGACATCATCAATACCGTGGGCGAGGTGCATGTGCTGCGCGACCCCACGCGCGGAGGGCTTGCCACCACGCTCAACGAAATCGCCGAGCAGTCGCAGGTGTCCATCCTGCTTGACGAGGCCAGCGTCCCCGTTCACGAAGCCGTGCGCAACGGCTGTTCCTTCCTCGGCATGGATCCTCTGTACCTTGCCAATGAGGGCAAGTGCATCTGCATCGTGCCCGAAAACAGCGCCGAAGCAGCCCTTGAGGCCATGCGCCGTTCGCCCTATGGCAAGGAAGCGGCCCGCATCGGCACGGTAACGGAAGGCAAGGCCCAGGTGGCGCTGCAAACCCGCATCGGGGGCCGCCGCCTGCTGGGCATGCTTGAGGGCGCGCAGTTGCCCCGCATCTGTTAG
- the hypD gene encoding hydrogenase formation protein HypD, with amino-acid sequence MQLETAFQNPQLCHSLLDRLNRALDGRTMRFMEVCGTHTVAIFQSGLRSLLPKSVTHLSGPGCPVCVTHDAEVAAFLELAGRDRVIIATFGDLLRVPGPGGLSLKHAQAQGARVEIVYSPLDALTLAAANPGDTVVFLGIGFETTAPTVAATLLTAQQRGLNNFCVLSLHKLVPPALRILLEDSQCGVEAFLLPGHVSTILGLEPYAFLARDFHVPGIVGGFQPADILLALCLMAEQMRDGKPDVVNAYPRAVDDTGNPRARALLEQFFQPADALWRGIGRIPQSGLTLRPEYESMDAMKRLDLTLPDVPPLPGCRCGDVLKGRITPPDCPLFGKRCTPANPVGPCMVSTEGSCAAYFKYSER; translated from the coding sequence ATGCAACTGGAAACCGCCTTTCAGAATCCGCAACTGTGCCACAGCCTTCTTGATCGCCTTAACCGCGCCCTTGATGGTCGCACAATGCGCTTCATGGAAGTGTGCGGCACCCATACAGTTGCCATCTTCCAGAGCGGCCTGCGCTCGCTCCTGCCCAAATCGGTAACGCACCTTTCCGGCCCAGGCTGCCCCGTATGCGTCACGCACGATGCGGAAGTAGCCGCCTTTCTTGAGCTTGCGGGCCGCGACCGCGTCATCATAGCCACTTTTGGCGACCTGTTGCGCGTGCCCGGCCCCGGCGGCCTCAGCCTCAAACACGCTCAGGCCCAAGGGGCGCGGGTTGAGATTGTCTATTCGCCTCTGGACGCCCTGACCCTTGCGGCGGCCAACCCCGGCGACACGGTGGTCTTTCTGGGCATTGGTTTTGAAACCACCGCCCCTACCGTGGCAGCCACACTGCTCACCGCCCAGCAGCGCGGGCTGAACAACTTCTGCGTGCTCTCCCTGCACAAGCTTGTGCCCCCTGCCCTGCGCATCCTGCTTGAAGACAGCCAGTGCGGCGTGGAAGCCTTTTTGCTGCCGGGGCACGTTTCCACCATTCTTGGGCTGGAACCTTACGCCTTTCTGGCGCGCGATTTTCATGTTCCCGGCATCGTGGGCGGCTTCCAGCCCGCCGACATTCTGCTGGCCCTCTGCCTCATGGCCGAGCAGATGCGCGACGGCAAACCCGATGTGGTCAATGCCTACCCCCGCGCCGTGGACGACACGGGCAACCCCCGCGCCCGCGCCCTGCTGGAACAGTTTTTCCAACCGGCGGACGCCCTGTGGCGCGGCATAGGCCGCATACCCCAGAGCGGCCTGACCCTGCGCCCGGAATATGAGAGCATGGACGCCATGAAGCGCCTTGACCTCACCCTGCCGGACGTCCCCCCCCTGCCCGGCTGTCGCTGCGGTGATGTGCTCAAAGGACGCATTACCCCGCCGGACTGCCCGCTTTTCGGCAAGCGCTGCACCCCCGCCAATCCCGTTGGCCCCTGCATGGTTTCCACCGAGGGCAGCTGCGCGGCCTACTTTAAATATTCGGAGCGATAA
- the argC gene encoding N-acetyl-gamma-glutamyl-phosphate reductase has protein sequence MKTINVGLVGITGYAGMELTRLLVSHPSMRLAMACSRAESGKRLGDFYPFLNHMPGADVVISVFDPQEAARQCDVVFLAVPAGTAMDMAEMLLRAGVKVVDLSADFRLRDPETYATWYKREHVCTDLLHTAVYGLPELYAAEIAGAKLIANPGCYPTSVILGLYAAIKNDLVHTDDIVVDAKSGATGAGRKAVVPTLFCEISDNFRAYGLPTHRHTPEIEQELSLLAGHDLRVSFNTHILPTNRGILSTIYTKLKNPGISLDEVREVFTRTWEHSPWIRILPKGALPETRFVRGSMFCDLGLVVDPRTGRLIIVSAIDNLCRGASGQAMANANLMCGLPVETGLNTLAPLA, from the coding sequence ATGAAGACAATCAATGTGGGTCTGGTGGGCATTACCGGCTACGCGGGCATGGAGCTGACGCGGCTTCTCGTGAGCCATCCTTCCATGAGGCTTGCCATGGCCTGTTCGCGGGCGGAATCCGGCAAGCGGCTGGGGGATTTCTATCCTTTTCTGAACCACATGCCCGGCGCGGATGTGGTCATCAGCGTTTTTGACCCGCAGGAAGCCGCCCGCCAGTGCGACGTGGTTTTTCTTGCCGTGCCCGCAGGCACAGCCATGGATATGGCTGAAATGCTGCTGCGCGCCGGGGTGAAGGTTGTTGACCTCTCTGCGGATTTTCGCCTGCGAGACCCAGAAACATATGCGACATGGTACAAACGCGAGCACGTGTGCACTGATCTGCTGCACACGGCCGTGTACGGCCTGCCCGAACTGTATGCCGCTGAAATCGCGGGCGCCAAGCTTATCGCCAACCCCGGCTGTTACCCCACCTCGGTGATTCTGGGCCTGTACGCCGCCATCAAGAACGACCTCGTGCATACAGACGACATCGTGGTGGATGCCAAATCCGGGGCCACGGGAGCTGGCCGCAAGGCAGTTGTGCCTACGCTGTTCTGCGAAATTTCCGACAATTTCCGCGCCTACGGCCTGCCCACGCACCGGCATACGCCGGAAATCGAGCAGGAACTCAGCCTGCTGGCGGGCCACGACTTGCGGGTTTCGTTCAACACGCACATTCTGCCCACCAACAGGGGCATTTTGTCCACCATCTACACCAAGCTCAAAAATCCCGGCATCAGCCTGGACGAAGTGCGCGAGGTCTTTACCCGCACGTGGGAACACAGCCCGTGGATTCGCATTCTCCCCAAGGGGGCGCTGCCGGAAACGCGTTTTGTGCGCGGCAGCATGTTCTGCGACCTTGGTCTTGTGGTAGACCCCCGGACAGGGCGACTCATCATCGTTTCCGCCATCGACAACCTGTGCAGGGGCGCATCCGGTCAGGCCATGGCCAACGCCAACCTCATGTGCGGGCTGCCGGTAGAAACGGGCCTCAACACTTTGGCCCCGCTGGCCTAG
- a CDS encoding DUF1844 domain-containing protein, whose protein sequence is MSDNNCGCKADGPMPEVTFSTFIISLASSALVHLGEVPNPETGDTETSLPLAKHSIDVLEMLRAKTENGLEEQERNLLESILYELRMKFVMKCGPDCACQSKKA, encoded by the coding sequence ATGAGTGACAATAACTGCGGCTGCAAGGCCGATGGCCCCATGCCGGAAGTGACGTTTTCGACCTTTATCATTTCGCTGGCGTCATCAGCTCTGGTGCATCTGGGCGAAGTGCCCAATCCCGAAACCGGCGACACGGAAACAAGCCTGCCACTGGCAAAGCACAGCATTGACGTGCTGGAAATGCTGCGCGCCAAGACCGAAAACGGGCTGGAAGAACAGGAACGAAATCTGCTGGAAAGCATTTTGTACGAGCTGCGCATGAAGTTCGTCATGAAGTGCGGCCCGGACTGCGCTTGTCAGTCAAAAAAAGCTTGA
- a CDS encoding pyridoxal-phosphate-dependent aminotransferase family protein: protein MLNKVRLLTPGPTPLPERVRLVLAKDMIHHRKSEFKAVMGRVQERLRVLFGTGDVVLPLSCSGTGAMTAAVYSLFTPGQRVLVVEGGKFGQRWREIAVSRGLEVTTIEVPWGEAVNPQDVAAALKADPGIAAVLIQHSETSTGVLHPVEEVARITRDTDTLLLVDGISAVSLAPCPMDQWGIDCLVTGSQKGLMLPPGLALLALSPRAWKRAESITPGCFYFNLPKERAKIAQGQTLFTSAVNLVVGLDESLEMLLENGLEAIYAKQWALTMLARAGVAAMGLELYAKTHFAWGITSVMLPAGVDGTEVLRIAMDNYGVCMAGGQDHMKGRMVRIGHMGWVDWADLVAGLHALNRGIIEAGGHCGSRDYLEEALAAYRMALAGKPGEPLPLIHS, encoded by the coding sequence ATGCTGAACAAAGTCCGCCTGCTCACCCCTGGCCCCACGCCTCTGCCGGAGCGCGTGCGTCTTGTGCTTGCCAAAGACATGATCCACCACCGCAAAAGCGAATTCAAGGCCGTGATGGGCCGGGTTCAGGAGCGCCTGCGCGTGCTGTTCGGCACGGGCGATGTGGTTCTGCCCCTTTCCTGTTCCGGCACGGGCGCCATGACGGCGGCGGTGTACAGTCTGTTTACCCCCGGCCAGCGGGTACTGGTGGTCGAGGGCGGCAAGTTTGGTCAGCGCTGGCGCGAGATCGCGGTTTCACGCGGGCTTGAAGTCACCACCATTGAAGTGCCGTGGGGCGAAGCCGTTAACCCGCAGGACGTGGCGGCGGCCCTCAAGGCCGATCCGGGCATCGCGGCGGTGCTTATCCAGCACTCCGAAACCTCCACCGGCGTCCTGCACCCTGTGGAAGAAGTGGCCCGCATCACGCGCGATACCGACACCCTGCTGTTGGTGGACGGCATCTCTGCCGTGAGCCTCGCGCCCTGCCCCATGGACCAGTGGGGTATCGACTGCCTTGTCACCGGCTCGCAAAAAGGCCTCATGCTGCCCCCCGGCCTTGCGCTGCTGGCGCTCTCGCCCCGCGCATGGAAAAGGGCCGAAAGCATCACGCCCGGCTGCTTCTATTTCAATCTGCCCAAGGAAAGGGCCAAGATCGCCCAAGGGCAGACATTGTTCACCTCCGCAGTGAACCTTGTGGTCGGCCTGGACGAAAGCCTTGAAATGCTGCTGGAAAACGGGCTTGAAGCCATTTACGCCAAGCAGTGGGCGCTGACCATGCTGGCACGCGCGGGAGTTGCCGCCATGGGCCTTGAGCTTTACGCCAAAACCCACTTTGCCTGGGGCATCACCAGCGTCATGCTGCCTGCGGGCGTTGACGGCACCGAGGTGCTGCGCATCGCCATGGACAACTACGGCGTGTGCATGGCTGGCGGTCAGGATCACATGAAGGGCCGGATGGTGCGCATAGGCCATATGGGCTGGGTGGACTGGGCCGATCTGGTGGCAGGGCTGCATGCCCTTAACCGGGGCATCATTGAAGCGGGTGGACACTGCGGCTCGCGTGACTATCTTGAAGAAGCGCTGGCCGCTTATCGCATGGCTCTGGCGGGCAAACCCGGCGAGCCGCTGCCGCTGATCCACAGCTAG